The following are encoded together in the Juglans microcarpa x Juglans regia isolate MS1-56 chromosome 2D, Jm3101_v1.0, whole genome shotgun sequence genome:
- the LOC121250489 gene encoding uncharacterized protein LOC121250489 yields the protein MNMASICLSIPSSKTLASPSPSSSSSPSSSSSSFSFPAAARAHTCRLLRCRCSLLTVPTFHSLRIVPSNRGRAKKLQVVRMAPDEEKLTRRNPLDFPIEWDRPKPGRRPDIFPQFSPMKTPLPPPLPYDPPEEDEEEDEKKEEEEEDPEKEEPEQPEKQ from the exons atgaatatggCTTCCATTTGTCTCTCAATTCCCTCCTCCAAAACCCTAGCCAGCCCCTCTCCGTCATCATCTTCGTCtccatcttcctcttcatcttctttttcgtTTCCAGCTGCTGCGAGGGCTCACACATGCCGTCTCCTTCGATGTAGATGCTCTTTGCTCACCGTTCCTACGTTCCATTCTCTGCGCATCGTTCCAAGTAACCGCGGGAGGGCGAAGAAGCTGCAGGTGGTCCGTATGGCCCCCGACGAAGAGAAACTCACTCGCCGCAATCCTCTCGATTTCCCCATC GAGTGGGATAGACCAAAGCCAGGGCGTAGACCTGATATATTTCCCCAATTCAGTCCTATGAAAACACCATTACCACCTCCGTTGCCATATGATCCTccagaagaagatgaagaagaggacgagaagaaagaggaagaggaggaagatcCTGAAAAGGAAGAGCCAGAGCAGCCTGAGAAGCAGTAG
- the LOC121250622 gene encoding kinesin-like protein KIN-13B isoform X3 yields MNVVGRQMSRSSSSSHHQRQYSDHFIETASSNKWLQSSSLSQDFGFYGGVQGSRMSRSLVADPSTPTGSRSSSLRKNGDDQVSASEFSPGLLDLHSLDTELLPEVPSIYDGSQLHQTLHGKSFDDSDPFAHIAKLTNRSRGLPENNLLKSFSADKERANNVAKIKVVVRKRPLNKKEIAKKEEDIITIELNSNSLTVHETKLKVDLTEYVEKHEFVFDAVLNEDVPNDEVYSETVEPIVPLIFHKTKATCFAYGQTGSGKTYTMQPLPLEASQDILRLMHHTYRNQGFQLFVSFFEIYGGKLFDLLNDRKKLCMREDGKQQVCIVGLQEYRVSNVETIKELIEKGNATRSTGTTGANEESSRSHAILQLCIKRSADGSESKPARLVGKLSFIDLAGSERGADTTDNDKQTRMEGAEINKSLLALKECIRALDNDQGHIPFRGSKLTEVLRDSFVGDSRTVMISCISPSSGSCEHTLNTLRYADRVKSLSKGNSSRRDPLSSTSNLRESTALPLSSALPAESIFEDNITSVANDKNRFGWPKQIETEPSPPFNVDSVPSGRIEGSLPASVYSDYYKGQRGGQSDIAEDDFDYSEQTCEQEKPSRMNNKKLEAYQRSVLDDKRKIDTQVKWRDMADFEANNSHADDDLTALLKQEEEDLVTAHRRQVEETIDIVREEMDLLVEADQPGNQLDDYISKLNAILSQKAAGILQLQTQLAQFQRRLNEYHVLVSSSN; encoded by the exons ATGAACGTAGTGGGGAGACAGATGTCCCGATCTAGTTCGTCGTCGCACCACCAGCGTCAGTACTCCGACCACTTCATCGAGACGGCGTCTTCTAATAAGTGGCTTCAATCGTCGAGTCTCTCTCAG GACTTTGGTTTCTATGGCGGAGTTCAGGGCTCGAGAATGAGCAGGAGCCTCGTGGCGGACCCTTCGACTCCTACCGGATCGCGGTCCTCGAGCTTGAGAAAGAATGGCGACGATCAAGTCTCCGCCAGTGAGTTCAGCCCCGGTTTGCTCGATCTCCATTCCTTGGACACAGAGCTATTACCAGAG GTTCCAAGTATATATGATGGATCGCAACTTCATCAAACTCTTCACGGTAAGAGTTTTGATGACTCTGACCCATTTGCTCATATCGCCAAGCTGACAAACAGATCCCGTGGACTGCCTGAGAATAATCTACTCAAAAGTTTCTCAGCAGATAAAGAAAGGGCCAATAATGTTGCCAAGATCAAAGTTGTG GTGCGCAAGAGGCCActgaataaaaaggaaatagcAAAGAAAGAGGAAGATATTATTACTATAGAGCTGAATTCCAATTCTTTGACTGTTCATGAAACAAAACTCAAG GTTGACTTAACAGAATATGTTGAGAAGCATGAATTTGTTTTTGATGCCGTGCTGAATGAAGATGTGCCAAATGATGAA GTGTACTCTGAGACCGTGGAGCCCATAGTCCCACTGATTTTCCACAAAACTAAAGCAACTTGCTTTGCATATGGGCAGACAG GGAGTGGAAAGACTTACACAATGCAACCACTTCCCCTTGAAGCATCCCAagatattttaagattaatgcATCATACATACCGGAACCAAGGGTTTCAATTATTTGTCAGCTTTTTTGAGATATATGGAGGGAAACTTTTTGATCTCCTCAATGATCGGAA AAAGCTTTGCATGAGGGAGGATGGGAAACAGCAGGTTTGCATTGTGGGCTTGCAAGAATACAGGGTATCAAATGTTGAGACAATCAAGGAGCTTATTGAGAAAGGAAATGCTACCAGAAGTACTGGTACAACTGGTGCAAACGAGGAATCCTCCCGATCACATGCTATTCTTCAGCTCTGTATCAAGAGATCAGCTGATGGGAGTGAATCAAAGCCTGCCCGACTAGTAGGCAAGCTATCTTTTATAGATCTTGCTGGAAGTGAACGTGGTGCAGATACAACTGATAATGACAAGCAAACAAG aATGGAAGGTGCTGAAATCAATAAAAGCTTACTTGCTTTGAAAGAATGTATTAGAGCTCTTGACAACGACCAGGGTCACATTCCTTTCAGAGGGAGTAAATTAACTGAAGTTCTTAGGGATTCATTTGTTGGAGACTCCCGCACTGTTATGATATCGTGCATTTCACCTAGCTCGGGATCATGTGAACACACTCTCAACACACTAAGATATGCTGACAG AGTGAAGAGTCTATCGAAAGGGAACAGCTCCAGGAGGGATCCCTTGTCTTCAACCTCAAACCTGAGAGAATCAACTGCATTGCCCCTGTCTTCAGCGTTACCCGCTGAATCGATTTTTGAGGATAACATAACTTCTGTTGCAAACGACAAGAACAGGTTTGGCTGGCCAAAACAGATTGAAACCGAACCCTCCCCACCATTTAATGTGGATAGCGTTCCTAGTGGGAGGATAGAGGGAAGTTTGCCTGCATCTGTGTATTCAGATTATTACAAAGGTCAGAGAGGTGGTCAAAGTGACATTGCTGAAGATGATTTTGATTACTCTGAGCAGACTTGTGAACAAGAGAAGCCATCACGAATGAATAATAAGAAGCTAGAGGCCTACCAAAGGTCAGTTTTGGATGATAAGAGGAAGATTGACACTCAGGTGAAATGGAGGGACATGGCAGACTTTGAAGCCAATAATTCTCATGCTGATGATGATCTTACTGCCCTGCTAAAG CAGGAAGAGGAAGATCTTGTTACTGCTCACCGGAGACAGGTGGAAGAGACAATAGACATTGTTAGGGAG GAGATGGATCTGCTGGTTGAAGCGGATCAGCCAGGCAATCAACTGGATGATTATATCTCCAAATTAAATGCCATTCTTTCACAGAAGGCTGCAGGAATACTTCAACTACAGACCCAGTTGGCTCAATTTCAGAGGCGTCTGAACGAGTACCATGTGTTGGTTTCTTCTAGTAATTGA
- the LOC121250622 gene encoding kinesin-like protein KIN-13B isoform X2 — MNVVGRQMSRSSSSSHHQRQYSDHFIETASSNKWLQSSSLSQDFGFYGGVQGSRMSRSLVADPSTPTGSRSSSLRKNGDDQVSASEFSPGLLDLHSLDTELLPEMQVPSIYDGSQLHQTLHGKSFDDSDPFAHIAKLTNRSRGLPENNLLKSFSADKERANNVAKIKVVVRKRPLNKKEIAKKEEDIITIELNSNSLTVHETKLKVDLTEYVEKHEFVFDAVLNEDVPNDEVYSETVEPIVPLIFHKTKATCFAYGQTGSGKTYTMQPLPLEASQDILRLMHHTYRNQGFQLFVSFFEIYGGKLFDLLNDRKKLCMREDGKQQVCIVGLQEYRVSNVETIKELIEKGNATRSTGTTGANEESSRSHAILQLCIKRSADGSESKPARLVGKLSFIDLAGSERGADTTDNDKQTRMEGAEINKSLLALKECIRALDNDQGHIPFRGSKLTEVLRDSFVGDSRTVMISCISPSSGSCEHTLNTLRYADRVKSLSKGNSSRRDPLSSTSNLRESTALPLSSALPAESIFEDNITSVANDKNRFGWPKQIETEPSPPFNVDSVPSGRIEGSLPASVYSDYYKGQRGGQSDIAEDDFDYSEQTCEQEKPSRMNNKKLEAYQRSVLDDKRKIDTQVKWRDMADFEANNSHADDDLTALLKEEEDLVTAHRRQVEETIDIVREEMDLLVEADQPGNQLDDYISKLNAILSQKAAGILQLQTQLAQFQRRLNEYHVLVSSSN, encoded by the exons ATGAACGTAGTGGGGAGACAGATGTCCCGATCTAGTTCGTCGTCGCACCACCAGCGTCAGTACTCCGACCACTTCATCGAGACGGCGTCTTCTAATAAGTGGCTTCAATCGTCGAGTCTCTCTCAG GACTTTGGTTTCTATGGCGGAGTTCAGGGCTCGAGAATGAGCAGGAGCCTCGTGGCGGACCCTTCGACTCCTACCGGATCGCGGTCCTCGAGCTTGAGAAAGAATGGCGACGATCAAGTCTCCGCCAGTGAGTTCAGCCCCGGTTTGCTCGATCTCCATTCCTTGGACACAGAGCTATTACCAGAG ATGCAGGTTCCAAGTATATATGATGGATCGCAACTTCATCAAACTCTTCACGGTAAGAGTTTTGATGACTCTGACCCATTTGCTCATATCGCCAAGCTGACAAACAGATCCCGTGGACTGCCTGAGAATAATCTACTCAAAAGTTTCTCAGCAGATAAAGAAAGGGCCAATAATGTTGCCAAGATCAAAGTTGTG GTGCGCAAGAGGCCActgaataaaaaggaaatagcAAAGAAAGAGGAAGATATTATTACTATAGAGCTGAATTCCAATTCTTTGACTGTTCATGAAACAAAACTCAAG GTTGACTTAACAGAATATGTTGAGAAGCATGAATTTGTTTTTGATGCCGTGCTGAATGAAGATGTGCCAAATGATGAA GTGTACTCTGAGACCGTGGAGCCCATAGTCCCACTGATTTTCCACAAAACTAAAGCAACTTGCTTTGCATATGGGCAGACAG GGAGTGGAAAGACTTACACAATGCAACCACTTCCCCTTGAAGCATCCCAagatattttaagattaatgcATCATACATACCGGAACCAAGGGTTTCAATTATTTGTCAGCTTTTTTGAGATATATGGAGGGAAACTTTTTGATCTCCTCAATGATCGGAA AAAGCTTTGCATGAGGGAGGATGGGAAACAGCAGGTTTGCATTGTGGGCTTGCAAGAATACAGGGTATCAAATGTTGAGACAATCAAGGAGCTTATTGAGAAAGGAAATGCTACCAGAAGTACTGGTACAACTGGTGCAAACGAGGAATCCTCCCGATCACATGCTATTCTTCAGCTCTGTATCAAGAGATCAGCTGATGGGAGTGAATCAAAGCCTGCCCGACTAGTAGGCAAGCTATCTTTTATAGATCTTGCTGGAAGTGAACGTGGTGCAGATACAACTGATAATGACAAGCAAACAAG aATGGAAGGTGCTGAAATCAATAAAAGCTTACTTGCTTTGAAAGAATGTATTAGAGCTCTTGACAACGACCAGGGTCACATTCCTTTCAGAGGGAGTAAATTAACTGAAGTTCTTAGGGATTCATTTGTTGGAGACTCCCGCACTGTTATGATATCGTGCATTTCACCTAGCTCGGGATCATGTGAACACACTCTCAACACACTAAGATATGCTGACAG AGTGAAGAGTCTATCGAAAGGGAACAGCTCCAGGAGGGATCCCTTGTCTTCAACCTCAAACCTGAGAGAATCAACTGCATTGCCCCTGTCTTCAGCGTTACCCGCTGAATCGATTTTTGAGGATAACATAACTTCTGTTGCAAACGACAAGAACAGGTTTGGCTGGCCAAAACAGATTGAAACCGAACCCTCCCCACCATTTAATGTGGATAGCGTTCCTAGTGGGAGGATAGAGGGAAGTTTGCCTGCATCTGTGTATTCAGATTATTACAAAGGTCAGAGAGGTGGTCAAAGTGACATTGCTGAAGATGATTTTGATTACTCTGAGCAGACTTGTGAACAAGAGAAGCCATCACGAATGAATAATAAGAAGCTAGAGGCCTACCAAAGGTCAGTTTTGGATGATAAGAGGAAGATTGACACTCAGGTGAAATGGAGGGACATGGCAGACTTTGAAGCCAATAATTCTCATGCTGATGATGATCTTACTGCCCTGCTAAAG GAAGAGGAAGATCTTGTTACTGCTCACCGGAGACAGGTGGAAGAGACAATAGACATTGTTAGGGAG GAGATGGATCTGCTGGTTGAAGCGGATCAGCCAGGCAATCAACTGGATGATTATATCTCCAAATTAAATGCCATTCTTTCACAGAAGGCTGCAGGAATACTTCAACTACAGACCCAGTTGGCTCAATTTCAGAGGCGTCTGAACGAGTACCATGTGTTGGTTTCTTCTAGTAATTGA
- the LOC121250622 gene encoding kinesin-like protein KIN-13B isoform X1 encodes MNVVGRQMSRSSSSSHHQRQYSDHFIETASSNKWLQSSSLSQDFGFYGGVQGSRMSRSLVADPSTPTGSRSSSLRKNGDDQVSASEFSPGLLDLHSLDTELLPEMQVPSIYDGSQLHQTLHGKSFDDSDPFAHIAKLTNRSRGLPENNLLKSFSADKERANNVAKIKVVVRKRPLNKKEIAKKEEDIITIELNSNSLTVHETKLKVDLTEYVEKHEFVFDAVLNEDVPNDEVYSETVEPIVPLIFHKTKATCFAYGQTGSGKTYTMQPLPLEASQDILRLMHHTYRNQGFQLFVSFFEIYGGKLFDLLNDRKKLCMREDGKQQVCIVGLQEYRVSNVETIKELIEKGNATRSTGTTGANEESSRSHAILQLCIKRSADGSESKPARLVGKLSFIDLAGSERGADTTDNDKQTRMEGAEINKSLLALKECIRALDNDQGHIPFRGSKLTEVLRDSFVGDSRTVMISCISPSSGSCEHTLNTLRYADRVKSLSKGNSSRRDPLSSTSNLRESTALPLSSALPAESIFEDNITSVANDKNRFGWPKQIETEPSPPFNVDSVPSGRIEGSLPASVYSDYYKGQRGGQSDIAEDDFDYSEQTCEQEKPSRMNNKKLEAYQRSVLDDKRKIDTQVKWRDMADFEANNSHADDDLTALLKQEEEDLVTAHRRQVEETIDIVREEMDLLVEADQPGNQLDDYISKLNAILSQKAAGILQLQTQLAQFQRRLNEYHVLVSSSN; translated from the exons ATGAACGTAGTGGGGAGACAGATGTCCCGATCTAGTTCGTCGTCGCACCACCAGCGTCAGTACTCCGACCACTTCATCGAGACGGCGTCTTCTAATAAGTGGCTTCAATCGTCGAGTCTCTCTCAG GACTTTGGTTTCTATGGCGGAGTTCAGGGCTCGAGAATGAGCAGGAGCCTCGTGGCGGACCCTTCGACTCCTACCGGATCGCGGTCCTCGAGCTTGAGAAAGAATGGCGACGATCAAGTCTCCGCCAGTGAGTTCAGCCCCGGTTTGCTCGATCTCCATTCCTTGGACACAGAGCTATTACCAGAG ATGCAGGTTCCAAGTATATATGATGGATCGCAACTTCATCAAACTCTTCACGGTAAGAGTTTTGATGACTCTGACCCATTTGCTCATATCGCCAAGCTGACAAACAGATCCCGTGGACTGCCTGAGAATAATCTACTCAAAAGTTTCTCAGCAGATAAAGAAAGGGCCAATAATGTTGCCAAGATCAAAGTTGTG GTGCGCAAGAGGCCActgaataaaaaggaaatagcAAAGAAAGAGGAAGATATTATTACTATAGAGCTGAATTCCAATTCTTTGACTGTTCATGAAACAAAACTCAAG GTTGACTTAACAGAATATGTTGAGAAGCATGAATTTGTTTTTGATGCCGTGCTGAATGAAGATGTGCCAAATGATGAA GTGTACTCTGAGACCGTGGAGCCCATAGTCCCACTGATTTTCCACAAAACTAAAGCAACTTGCTTTGCATATGGGCAGACAG GGAGTGGAAAGACTTACACAATGCAACCACTTCCCCTTGAAGCATCCCAagatattttaagattaatgcATCATACATACCGGAACCAAGGGTTTCAATTATTTGTCAGCTTTTTTGAGATATATGGAGGGAAACTTTTTGATCTCCTCAATGATCGGAA AAAGCTTTGCATGAGGGAGGATGGGAAACAGCAGGTTTGCATTGTGGGCTTGCAAGAATACAGGGTATCAAATGTTGAGACAATCAAGGAGCTTATTGAGAAAGGAAATGCTACCAGAAGTACTGGTACAACTGGTGCAAACGAGGAATCCTCCCGATCACATGCTATTCTTCAGCTCTGTATCAAGAGATCAGCTGATGGGAGTGAATCAAAGCCTGCCCGACTAGTAGGCAAGCTATCTTTTATAGATCTTGCTGGAAGTGAACGTGGTGCAGATACAACTGATAATGACAAGCAAACAAG aATGGAAGGTGCTGAAATCAATAAAAGCTTACTTGCTTTGAAAGAATGTATTAGAGCTCTTGACAACGACCAGGGTCACATTCCTTTCAGAGGGAGTAAATTAACTGAAGTTCTTAGGGATTCATTTGTTGGAGACTCCCGCACTGTTATGATATCGTGCATTTCACCTAGCTCGGGATCATGTGAACACACTCTCAACACACTAAGATATGCTGACAG AGTGAAGAGTCTATCGAAAGGGAACAGCTCCAGGAGGGATCCCTTGTCTTCAACCTCAAACCTGAGAGAATCAACTGCATTGCCCCTGTCTTCAGCGTTACCCGCTGAATCGATTTTTGAGGATAACATAACTTCTGTTGCAAACGACAAGAACAGGTTTGGCTGGCCAAAACAGATTGAAACCGAACCCTCCCCACCATTTAATGTGGATAGCGTTCCTAGTGGGAGGATAGAGGGAAGTTTGCCTGCATCTGTGTATTCAGATTATTACAAAGGTCAGAGAGGTGGTCAAAGTGACATTGCTGAAGATGATTTTGATTACTCTGAGCAGACTTGTGAACAAGAGAAGCCATCACGAATGAATAATAAGAAGCTAGAGGCCTACCAAAGGTCAGTTTTGGATGATAAGAGGAAGATTGACACTCAGGTGAAATGGAGGGACATGGCAGACTTTGAAGCCAATAATTCTCATGCTGATGATGATCTTACTGCCCTGCTAAAG CAGGAAGAGGAAGATCTTGTTACTGCTCACCGGAGACAGGTGGAAGAGACAATAGACATTGTTAGGGAG GAGATGGATCTGCTGGTTGAAGCGGATCAGCCAGGCAATCAACTGGATGATTATATCTCCAAATTAAATGCCATTCTTTCACAGAAGGCTGCAGGAATACTTCAACTACAGACCCAGTTGGCTCAATTTCAGAGGCGTCTGAACGAGTACCATGTGTTGGTTTCTTCTAGTAATTGA
- the LOC121250622 gene encoding kinesin-like protein KIN-13B isoform X4, with protein MNVVGRQMSRSSSSSHHQRQYSDHFIETASSNKWLQSSSLSQDFGFYGGVQGSRMSRSLVADPSTPTGSRSSSLRKNGDDQVSASEFSPGLLDLHSLDTELLPEVPSIYDGSQLHQTLHGKSFDDSDPFAHIAKLTNRSRGLPENNLLKSFSADKERANNVAKIKVVVRKRPLNKKEIAKKEEDIITIELNSNSLTVHETKLKVDLTEYVEKHEFVFDAVLNEDVPNDEVYSETVEPIVPLIFHKTKATCFAYGQTGSGKTYTMQPLPLEASQDILRLMHHTYRNQGFQLFVSFFEIYGGKLFDLLNDRKKLCMREDGKQQVCIVGLQEYRVSNVETIKELIEKGNATRSTGTTGANEESSRSHAILQLCIKRSADGSESKPARLVGKLSFIDLAGSERGADTTDNDKQTRMEGAEINKSLLALKECIRALDNDQGHIPFRGSKLTEVLRDSFVGDSRTVMISCISPSSGSCEHTLNTLRYADRVKSLSKGNSSRRDPLSSTSNLRESTALPLSSALPAESIFEDNITSVANDKNRFGWPKQIETEPSPPFNVDSVPSGRIEGSLPASVYSDYYKGQRGGQSDIAEDDFDYSEQTCEQEKPSRMNNKKLEAYQRSVLDDKRKIDTQVKWRDMADFEANNSHADDDLTALLKEEEDLVTAHRRQVEETIDIVREEMDLLVEADQPGNQLDDYISKLNAILSQKAAGILQLQTQLAQFQRRLNEYHVLVSSSN; from the exons ATGAACGTAGTGGGGAGACAGATGTCCCGATCTAGTTCGTCGTCGCACCACCAGCGTCAGTACTCCGACCACTTCATCGAGACGGCGTCTTCTAATAAGTGGCTTCAATCGTCGAGTCTCTCTCAG GACTTTGGTTTCTATGGCGGAGTTCAGGGCTCGAGAATGAGCAGGAGCCTCGTGGCGGACCCTTCGACTCCTACCGGATCGCGGTCCTCGAGCTTGAGAAAGAATGGCGACGATCAAGTCTCCGCCAGTGAGTTCAGCCCCGGTTTGCTCGATCTCCATTCCTTGGACACAGAGCTATTACCAGAG GTTCCAAGTATATATGATGGATCGCAACTTCATCAAACTCTTCACGGTAAGAGTTTTGATGACTCTGACCCATTTGCTCATATCGCCAAGCTGACAAACAGATCCCGTGGACTGCCTGAGAATAATCTACTCAAAAGTTTCTCAGCAGATAAAGAAAGGGCCAATAATGTTGCCAAGATCAAAGTTGTG GTGCGCAAGAGGCCActgaataaaaaggaaatagcAAAGAAAGAGGAAGATATTATTACTATAGAGCTGAATTCCAATTCTTTGACTGTTCATGAAACAAAACTCAAG GTTGACTTAACAGAATATGTTGAGAAGCATGAATTTGTTTTTGATGCCGTGCTGAATGAAGATGTGCCAAATGATGAA GTGTACTCTGAGACCGTGGAGCCCATAGTCCCACTGATTTTCCACAAAACTAAAGCAACTTGCTTTGCATATGGGCAGACAG GGAGTGGAAAGACTTACACAATGCAACCACTTCCCCTTGAAGCATCCCAagatattttaagattaatgcATCATACATACCGGAACCAAGGGTTTCAATTATTTGTCAGCTTTTTTGAGATATATGGAGGGAAACTTTTTGATCTCCTCAATGATCGGAA AAAGCTTTGCATGAGGGAGGATGGGAAACAGCAGGTTTGCATTGTGGGCTTGCAAGAATACAGGGTATCAAATGTTGAGACAATCAAGGAGCTTATTGAGAAAGGAAATGCTACCAGAAGTACTGGTACAACTGGTGCAAACGAGGAATCCTCCCGATCACATGCTATTCTTCAGCTCTGTATCAAGAGATCAGCTGATGGGAGTGAATCAAAGCCTGCCCGACTAGTAGGCAAGCTATCTTTTATAGATCTTGCTGGAAGTGAACGTGGTGCAGATACAACTGATAATGACAAGCAAACAAG aATGGAAGGTGCTGAAATCAATAAAAGCTTACTTGCTTTGAAAGAATGTATTAGAGCTCTTGACAACGACCAGGGTCACATTCCTTTCAGAGGGAGTAAATTAACTGAAGTTCTTAGGGATTCATTTGTTGGAGACTCCCGCACTGTTATGATATCGTGCATTTCACCTAGCTCGGGATCATGTGAACACACTCTCAACACACTAAGATATGCTGACAG AGTGAAGAGTCTATCGAAAGGGAACAGCTCCAGGAGGGATCCCTTGTCTTCAACCTCAAACCTGAGAGAATCAACTGCATTGCCCCTGTCTTCAGCGTTACCCGCTGAATCGATTTTTGAGGATAACATAACTTCTGTTGCAAACGACAAGAACAGGTTTGGCTGGCCAAAACAGATTGAAACCGAACCCTCCCCACCATTTAATGTGGATAGCGTTCCTAGTGGGAGGATAGAGGGAAGTTTGCCTGCATCTGTGTATTCAGATTATTACAAAGGTCAGAGAGGTGGTCAAAGTGACATTGCTGAAGATGATTTTGATTACTCTGAGCAGACTTGTGAACAAGAGAAGCCATCACGAATGAATAATAAGAAGCTAGAGGCCTACCAAAGGTCAGTTTTGGATGATAAGAGGAAGATTGACACTCAGGTGAAATGGAGGGACATGGCAGACTTTGAAGCCAATAATTCTCATGCTGATGATGATCTTACTGCCCTGCTAAAG GAAGAGGAAGATCTTGTTACTGCTCACCGGAGACAGGTGGAAGAGACAATAGACATTGTTAGGGAG GAGATGGATCTGCTGGTTGAAGCGGATCAGCCAGGCAATCAACTGGATGATTATATCTCCAAATTAAATGCCATTCTTTCACAGAAGGCTGCAGGAATACTTCAACTACAGACCCAGTTGGCTCAATTTCAGAGGCGTCTGAACGAGTACCATGTGTTGGTTTCTTCTAGTAATTGA